AATCAGAGTGCTGAAATGGCCATTGCACAGATAGAACACAAAAACTATTCTGGTAAATATTTTAGAAAAAAGAAGATAGTACATATAGGCTTGAATTGTATTTTTAATAGAGAGGACATCAATCATCGCAATATCAATGAATGTATTATTGAAGTAAAACGACAAGATAGCAATAACAATCTTACTAAGGATCCTAAAAAGAAATTTGTATTTAAAGATGAAAAATTTGTAGAAGAAGCAATAAACGTAGAAGTATTAGAAAAGCAAAAAACAGAATTACAAATGAAAAAAAGAATTAGAAGCAACGCTTAATACATCTTAATAATGTCATTTTCTTATATTGTGAAAATATTTCTGTATAGTTGCGTAGTTTTAGCTAAAAATATACAGCCTGATCTGTCTTAGAGAGCAATGATAGTGTGCTTTGTTGTCATCTTCGTTTATTTACTGCCTACATAGCTCATTAAGGCATATCGAGCGATTAAAAATAATTTTTAAGTAAAGATGATTGTTAAAAAAAATAAAATAATTTATACGATGGTATTATGTCTTATACTATCTTTATTTTCATGTAAGGCAAATAAGTATGGTATGGAACAAGAAAATAAAAGAGTAAGAGAGGTAGAAATAGGTTCTGATAGTAAAAGGCAGAGATTAACATACACAGGAGTTTTACCTATTGGTAAATCTAGCATTGAAGCTGTAATTAGGTCAGGATATTATGTAGATAAAACATACCATGCTGAAAAATTATTTAAAGAAGAAGCTACTGTATTTCTCTCTCGTCCCCGTAGATTTGGCAAATCCTTATTTGTTAGCACATTAGAAGCAATAGCTAAAGGAAATAAAGAGCTATTTCAAGATTGCTACATCTATAACTCTGGTTATGATTGGAAGAAATATCCTGTTATTAGGGTGGACTTTGGAGGAAAAGGTAATATGACACCTGATAATCTTCTATTATACTTAGAAGATAAACTAAAGGATGTTGCTTCAGATTATAAATTGACTGTAACAGGTGATACATTTCAATCAAGATTGGAAAACCTTGTTAAAAATATGACAGATCTAAATGGTTATGCTAATAAAATAGTCGTCCTAGTAGACGAATACGATGCTCCATTTATTAACCAATCAGATCCCGTTATAAAAGAAAGTAATCGTTTGATTGTACGGGATTTTCTAACTGAGATTAAAATCCTTGCTGATAATAATAAAATTAAATTAGAATTTGTCACAGGTGTTAGTGCTTATTCTTTTAAAGAATGTAAATCTGGACCGAATAATCTAAATGATATTACTTTAGATAAAAATTATGCAACTATAGCTGGTTATAAAGAAGAAGATTTATTACAGGAAGGTTCTGTTTACAGTAAAAAAATAGATGAGTTAGCAGAAGAAAGAAATATAAGTAGGGATATACTAATTGGTGAAATACGTGCTATGTACAATGGTTATAAATTTCATCCTGAAGACAAGACGATATCTGTATATAATCCATTGTCAACATTAATGTTTTTAAGTCGTAATGAATTAGAATAACTATTGGATTAATACAGGAACGCCTACATTTTTAGTGAATAAAATGAATAAGTTAAATGCTGATATAAACTTTTCTACTCAGCCTATTGAAGTTGTAAAATCTAAATTAATAGAACACAATGAGGATAATTTAACTATAGAAGGTGCTATGTTTCAAGCAGGCTATCTAACTATAAAGGGATATAAAAATAAAATAGAACCAGGAAGATTTATTAGACCTAATGAGCCAATATTATTAAAATTTCCTAATGATGAAGTTGAAGATTCTTTTTATGATTTTTTAGTACCAGAATTTAAGAAAAAATCGAAATCAGAAAAGGAGCGGAACTAAATCCACTTAGTGAACATGCTACTAGTGAAGGTAGGATAGATATTGTTATTGACTCATTAAGTGATATTACCTATATATTTGAATTAAAACATGACCAAAATTCTAATACTGCTTTAGGTCAAATAGAAGGTAATAATTATAGAGAAAAGTTTCTTTATAAAGAAAAAAATATAGTCTTTATAGGACTTAATTTCTCTAGCAAAATGCGTAATGTTGAACAAAAATTTGATTTTGCCATCTACGATGAAGATGGCAATAAAACTACTAAAGATGCTATTCTTGGTAACCGTCAGCATGTACATGGTAGAGAAGTTAACAGACAAAGAGGATAACAAACCTTATACACAATCTTTGCAAAAGCCTCAAAGATTGTGTAATTCGCAGAGTAGTCAATACTTTATGCTTTTGTATTTATAATCATTTTTTTCTGGTTTTTTTTAGTCCATTATAAAAATTTTAGGTTTATTTATGTTGTGCCCGTTGCAATCGATCATTCATAGCCATTCCAATTCCATGGTTAGGGAAATAGGCTGCTAAAATAATATCAATAGGTAGTTCATCAAGAAAACGTAACCCTCCAAAAAAATTTCTAGCAGCTTCTTTTAGACACCCTTGAGGAGATAAAATCACTTGATTTTTTTGAGGAATACCATCATATTGTTTTGTAAAAGATAAGATTCCTATATGATTTGCTATAACCGAATAATTTTGAATTAATTCAGACACATTACCAATGATTAACTTTTTTTTGGGAGAATAATGAACTAAAAGGGAACCAGGAGTGCAAGCATGATTAGACAGATGCTGTAAAGCTGTTTCAACAGGACCAACAACTTTTTCTAACATGGCAATATCTATACCACCTAGTCGAAGTACTGTGGGTATCTTTTCTGCAAAAGAGACAATTGTAGATTCAATACCTACCCTACACGCACCTCCATCTAAAATATAGTCTAACTTATTCCCAAGTTGAGCAGCTACGTGTTGGGGTGTAATAGGGCTAATATAGCCAAATGGATTTGCACTGGGAGCAGCAAGTGGAAATGGAAGTTGTTTAAGTAAATCTAAAGCAATATCATGACACGGAACACGAACGCCTACATAGGGGGAACCTGCCGTTACCAAATCTGGAATTATGGGTTTCTTAGGCAAAAGAAGCGTGAGCGGACCAGGCCAAAATGCTTTAGCAAGCAGCAAAGCAGCATCTGGGATATCTTCTGTGAATGTTCTAACATTGTTTAAATCATAGGTGTGCACAATTAAAGGATTAAATAAAGGCCGTGCTTTAATATCAAAAATCTTTAATACGGCATCCATATTATACGCATTGGCAGCCAATCCATATACTGTTTCAGTGGGAATAGCTATTACTTTCCCAGCTAAAAGAAGTTGTGCTGCCCGTGCTGTATTTGTATCAGTAATGGCCACTATTTCGTTAATCTTTATTATACTTAGTAGACTTCATTATTGGATTCAAAATACAAAAAAAAGTATTTTTATTT
The nucleotide sequence above comes from Cardinium endosymbiont of Culicoides punctatus. Encoded proteins:
- a CDS encoding AAA family ATPase; amino-acid sequence: MIVKKNKIIYTMVLCLILSLFSCKANKYGMEQENKRVREVEIGSDSKRQRLTYTGVLPIGKSSIEAVIRSGYYVDKTYHAEKLFKEEATVFLSRPRRFGKSLFVSTLEAIAKGNKELFQDCYIYNSGYDWKKYPVIRVDFGGKGNMTPDNLLLYLEDKLKDVASDYKLTVTGDTFQSRLENLVKNMTDLNGYANKIVVLVDEYDAPFINQSDPVIKESNRLIVRDFLTEIKILADNNKIKLEFVTGVSAYSFKECKSGPNNLNDITLDKNYATIAGYKEEDLLQEGSVYSKKIDELAEERNISRDILIGEIRAMYNGYKFHPEDKTISVYNPLSTLMFLSRNELE
- a CDS encoding PD-(D/E)XK nuclease domain-containing protein, coding for MRKGAELNPLSEHATSEGRIDIVIDSLSDITYIFELKHDQNSNTALGQIEGNNYREKFLYKEKNIVFIGLNFSSKMRNVEQKFDFAIYDEDGNKTTKDAILGNRQHVHGREVNRQRG
- a CDS encoding L-threonylcarbamoyladenylate synthase gives rise to the protein MAITDTNTARAAQLLLAGKVIAIPTETVYGLAANAYNMDAVLKIFDIKARPLFNPLIVHTYDLNNVRTFTEDIPDAALLLAKAFWPGPLTLLLPKKPIIPDLVTAGSPYVGVRVPCHDIALDLLKQLPFPLAAPSANPFGYISPITPQHVAAQLGNKLDYILDGGACRVGIESTIVSFAEKIPTVLRLGGIDIAMLEKVVGPVETALQHLSNHACTPGSLLVHYSPKKKLIIGNVSELIQNYSVIANHIGILSFTKQYDGIPQKNQVILSPQGCLKEAARNFFGGLRFLDELPIDIILAAYFPNHGIGMAMNDRLQRAQHK